Proteins encoded in a region of the Candidatus Methylomirabilota bacterium genome:
- the pgsA gene encoding CDP-diacylglycerol--glycerol-3-phosphate 3-phosphatidyltransferase, with the protein MGLANWLTTLRILLIPVFVTLLVYRQAGWAVLIFCAASLTDLLDGYIARTRGRQTRLGAFLDPVADKLLLTSAFITLTYLKVIPFWIAAVVVSRDLMLSVGVLVIHVAGGTVHPTPSWLGKASTLFQMATVLSAMLAFYFKMLMSLPKGAAWVAAFFTVASGLQYLVQGLKQLNPPADDPLVASPPRVRHDQLR; encoded by the coding sequence ATGGGACTTGCAAACTGGCTGACGACACTCCGCATCCTGCTCATCCCGGTCTTCGTGACTCTGCTGGTCTACCGGCAGGCGGGATGGGCCGTCCTCATCTTCTGCGCGGCGAGCCTGACTGACCTGCTCGACGGCTACATCGCGCGGACGCGGGGACGGCAGACGCGGCTGGGCGCCTTCCTCGATCCGGTCGCCGACAAGCTCCTCCTCACTTCCGCCTTCATCACCCTGACATACCTCAAGGTCATCCCGTTCTGGATCGCAGCCGTGGTGGTCAGCCGTGACCTCATGCTGAGCGTCGGCGTCCTCGTCATCCACGTCGCCGGGGGCACCGTGCATCCGACGCCTAGCTGGCTCGGGAAGGCCTCGACGCTCTTCCAGATGGCGACGGTTCTCTCCGCCATGCTCGCGTTCTATTTCAAGATGCTGATGTCGCTGCCGAAGGGGGCGGCTTGGGTGGCTGCGTTCTTCACTGTCGCCTCAGGGCTCCAGTACCTCGTGCAGGGTCTCAAGCAGCTGAACCCGCCGGCGGACGATCCCCTGGTGGCTTCGCCGCCGCGCGTGCGACATGACCAGCTGCGCTGA
- a CDS encoding DUF512 domain-containing protein, translated as MTSCAEPGQGGVVVAAVRQRTPAARAGLSVGDRIVAINGERLRDVIDFHFHGGVTELRLSVEREGRTRNALLRRMGPDLGLELEAPRPGEIDTCSNKCVFCFIHQLPRGMRKSLYVKDDDFKLSFLHGNYITLTDLEEDELRRIEEQRLSPLYVSVHATDPDLRHRLLGRPRVRREILPVMERLAKAGIVMHAQIVLVPDWNDGAQLERSVRELARLHPHIATTAVVPVGLTRHRERLPELRTLTPAEAGDLARTIEVWQREFLDTLGTRFVWASDEVYLEAGRPLPAAAAYEGFPVIEDGIGLVRRFSDGFAGAARRLPARVAARRTVTVVTGAMFAPSMRRLLDRIGVRGLRVELAPVVNDWFGHGIGVAGLLTGQDIAAQLAGLPLGDEVLVPAVAIRDGAGVFLDDLSPADLSASLGVPVRPVETTPSALAAALLGR; from the coding sequence ATGACCAGCTGCGCTGAGCCAGGCCAGGGCGGCGTGGTCGTGGCGGCGGTCCGGCAGCGGACGCCTGCCGCGCGGGCAGGGCTCAGCGTAGGCGACCGCATCGTAGCCATCAACGGGGAGCGGCTCAGGGACGTCATCGACTTCCATTTCCACGGCGGCGTCACCGAGCTGAGGCTGTCGGTCGAGCGGGAAGGGCGGACGCGAAACGCACTCCTGCGCCGGATGGGACCTGACCTCGGCCTCGAGCTCGAGGCGCCTCGCCCGGGCGAGATCGATACGTGCAGCAACAAGTGCGTGTTCTGCTTCATCCACCAGCTGCCGCGCGGCATGCGAAAGAGCCTCTACGTCAAGGACGACGACTTCAAGCTCTCGTTCCTCCACGGCAACTACATCACCCTGACCGATCTGGAAGAGGACGAGCTCCGGCGCATCGAGGAGCAGCGCCTCTCGCCGCTCTACGTCTCCGTTCACGCGACCGATCCGGACCTCCGCCACCGCCTCCTGGGCCGGCCGCGCGTTCGCCGCGAGATCTTGCCCGTCATGGAGCGCCTGGCCAAGGCAGGCATCGTGATGCACGCGCAGATCGTCCTCGTGCCCGACTGGAACGACGGCGCCCAGCTCGAGCGCTCGGTGCGCGAGCTGGCCCGCCTCCACCCGCACATCGCCACCACCGCCGTAGTCCCCGTAGGGTTGACCCGGCACCGCGAGAGACTGCCGGAGCTCCGGACATTGACGCCCGCCGAAGCGGGGGACCTGGCGCGGACTATCGAAGTATGGCAGCGGGAGTTTCTGGACACGCTGGGCACGCGCTTCGTCTGGGCGTCGGACGAGGTGTACCTCGAGGCCGGGCGGCCGCTGCCCGCGGCCGCCGCGTACGAAGGCTTCCCGGTGATCGAGGATGGAATCGGCCTCGTTCGGCGCTTCAGCGATGGCTTTGCGGGCGCGGCGCGCCGGCTTCCCGCGCGCGTGGCAGCGCGCCGCACCGTGACCGTGGTCACCGGAGCGATGTTCGCCCCGAGCATGCGGCGTCTCCTGGATCGCATCGGCGTTCGGGGCCTGCGCGTCGAGCTGGCGCCGGTGGTCAACGACTGGTTCGGCCACGGCATCGGCGTCGCCGGGCTCCTGACCGGACAGGACATCGCGGCGCAGCTCGCCGGGCTGCCGCTCGGAGACGAGGTTCTCGTTCCCGCGGTCGCCATTCGCGACGGGGCAGGGGTCTTCCTCGACGACCTCTCGCCCGCCGATCTCAGCGCGTCGCTGGGCGTGCCCGTCCGGCCCGTCGAGACCACACCAAGCGCGCTCGCCGCCGCCCTCCTCGGCCGCTGA
- the der gene encoding ribosome biogenesis GTPase Der — translation MIRPVIALVGRPNVGKSTLFNRLVGRRRSLVHDVPGVTRDRLYGTTVFERWQATVVDTGGFDPSTQSDLIAAVRDQVMMAIEEADLLVFVVDGRAGMTALDLEIARILRRSQHPVLLAVNKVDGAGQETASADFYRLGFAAVQQVSAEHGRGVAELLETARSLAPEPVVEISPEGTRVAIIGRPNVGKSSLVNAVLGEERVLVHEAPGTTRDAVDTPLTFRDRRYLLIDTAGIRRKGRVTEVLEKLAVVMALKSLERCDVAVLVMDASEGVTSQDAHIAGYAHDAGRAIVLAVNKWDLVPSGLIGKAEVTAQIHERLPFLDYAPICFTSAVTKLGLRDLFDTVDVVAAEARKRLQPGEVLTIFRQALERRPTSSGGVPIRVHSVQQVAVSPPTFAVKVNAAGKLHFSYERYLINSIRHAAGFAGSPIRLLVRRSAAKRKGTSGSQPSRGSSKRRS, via the coding sequence GTGATCCGTCCGGTCATCGCTCTCGTCGGCCGGCCCAACGTGGGCAAGTCCACGCTCTTCAACCGCCTGGTCGGCCGCCGCCGCTCCCTCGTTCACGATGTGCCGGGCGTGACCCGCGACCGGCTCTACGGCACCACGGTCTTCGAGCGCTGGCAGGCGACCGTGGTGGACACGGGCGGCTTCGACCCCAGCACCCAGTCCGACCTGATCGCGGCCGTGCGCGACCAGGTCATGATGGCCATCGAAGAGGCGGACCTGCTCGTCTTCGTCGTGGACGGCCGCGCAGGCATGACCGCGCTCGACCTGGAGATCGCCCGCATCCTGCGGCGCAGCCAGCATCCCGTCCTGCTCGCCGTGAACAAGGTCGACGGCGCCGGCCAGGAGACCGCCTCGGCGGATTTCTACCGCCTCGGCTTCGCGGCGGTCCAGCAGGTCTCGGCCGAGCACGGGCGCGGGGTCGCGGAACTCCTCGAGACCGCCCGCAGCCTGGCGCCCGAGCCCGTCGTGGAGATATCGCCCGAGGGCACGCGCGTAGCCATTATCGGCAGGCCGAACGTGGGCAAGTCCTCACTGGTCAACGCGGTCCTGGGCGAGGAGCGCGTGCTGGTGCACGAGGCGCCGGGGACGACGCGCGACGCGGTGGACACGCCGCTGACGTTCCGCGACCGCCGGTACCTGCTCATCGACACCGCAGGCATCCGGCGCAAGGGGCGCGTGACCGAGGTCCTCGAAAAGCTCGCGGTGGTCATGGCGCTCAAGAGTCTCGAGCGCTGCGACGTCGCGGTGCTCGTGATGGACGCATCGGAAGGGGTGACGTCGCAGGACGCCCACATCGCAGGCTATGCCCACGACGCTGGGCGCGCCATCGTGCTTGCGGTCAACAAGTGGGACCTGGTGCCGTCCGGCCTCATCGGCAAGGCCGAGGTCACGGCGCAGATCCACGAGCGGCTGCCCTTCCTCGACTACGCGCCCATCTGCTTCACGTCGGCGGTGACGAAGCTCGGCTTGCGCGACCTCTTTGATACTGTGGACGTGGTCGCCGCCGAGGCGCGCAAGCGTCTCCAGCCGGGCGAGGTCCTCACGATCTTCAGGCAGGCGCTCGAGCGGCGGCCGACTTCCTCGGGCGGCGTGCCGATCCGGGTCCACAGCGTCCAGCAGGTCGCGGTGTCCCCGCCGACGTTCGCTGTCAAGGTCAATGCGGCGGGCAAGCTGCACTTCTCCTACGAGCGCTACCTCATCAATTCGATCCGTCACGCGGCGGGCTTCGCCGGCTCGCCGATACGTCTGCTCGTGAGGCGAAGCGCGGCAAAGCGCAAGGGGACATCGGGTTCCCAGCCGAGTCGCGGATCCAGCAAGCGCCGCTCCTGA